In the genome of Deinococcus betulae, the window GCGCGAGGCCACCGCCGTCCTGTCGCACGAATTCCGTACGCCCGTGGCGGCGCTGCGCGGGGTGCTTGAAGCCCTGGAATACGACATGCCGCGCGACCTCTCGCAAAATTTTGTGCGCCAGGGACTGCAAGAAACCGAGCGGCTGGCCCGGCTGGTCGAGGACCTGGCGGTGGGGTTCCGGCCCACGCGGGCCCGGACCCTGCCCCTGAGCGAAGCGTTTGCCCGCGCCGAGCGGCTGCTGTCGGCAGAACTAACTGCCCGGCGCGCCGCCGTGACCTTTGGGCAGGACTTTCTGGTGCGTGCCGACCCTGACAAGCTGCTTCAGGTGCTCCTCAACCTCGTGGAAAACGCCCTGAAGTACGGCCCGGCCGGTCAGCCGCTGCAGGTGCTGACCGCCGAGCGGGGCACCTGGATCGAGGTGAGCGTGCTGGACGGCGGCCCGCCTATCGCCGACACCGAGAGCCTGTTCGGGGCGCACACCCGCGGCCCGTCAGCCACTGGCCAGGGCAGCGGCATGGGCCTGTACATCGTGCGCTCGATTGTGCACGGCTGGGGCGGGCAGGCCTGGGCCGAACGCCAGGGCAGCCAGAATGCCTTTTGCTTCACGCTGCCGGGCGTGGGGGGCCTGTAAGCCGGCAGGCCCCCGGCTGACATCCCCCTGACACCTGCCCCGCTGCCGGGTGCTAGGGTCGCTCTCATCAGGGGTCAGACGGACTTCACCGTTTCTGCACACGCCTCAACCGGAGTCCGTCTCAGAGCACCCTCCTTCCGTCCCCTTGGCCCCTTGTCCGGCACCCCACCCGAGTCTCTGCCCCCACCTCCCCGAGGAGTTCCCGATGCGCGAAGCCCTGGAAAACGATTTACGTGCCGTTCTGAACGGCGCCCTCAATATGCTGGGCACCGTCGAGCAGATGCTGCCGGTGGCCGGCGACGTGCTGCTGCGCGAGCAGGTCGAGCGCCTAGGCGAGGTCAAGGCCCTGGACCGCGAGGTGGACGCCCAGGAAGCGCAAATTGAGGCCGAGTGCCTGCGGATTATCGCGCTGCACCAGCCGGTGGCCCGCGACCTGCGCATGGTGGCCCTGATTCTCAAGAGCCTCAGCGACATCGAGCGCATGGGGGACTACGTGGTGCATGTGGCCGAAGACGGCGCCGAGCTGGCCCAGGCCCCGGCCCTCAAACGCTACGTGAACCTTTCGCGGATGCTGGACCGCCTGGGTGAAATGAGCCAGAACCTGCGCACCGCCATCGCCGACCGCGATGTGAGCCGCGCCGAGGCGACCGTGCAGATGGACGACGAGGTGGACGACCTCTACGAGCAGATTCAGCGCGAACTGGTCACCTACATGCTTGAAGACCCCCGCAATATCAGCAAGGCCCTGATGTTAATGCGCGTGGGCCGCAGCTTGGAGCGGGTGGGCGACCACATGGAAAATATCGCTGAGCGCGTGCGCTACTGGGTGACCGGCCAGCGCGAGGGGTAAGACTCGATGTGAAGACTTCTGGCATGTTTCCGGCCAGAGAGGCAAGGGGAATGTCGGGCCGTTGAGCTGGCAACGCGCCGGAGGCAGCGAACATCCGCTCTCCTTTCCTCTTCCAGAATGGAACGGAATTCTGAGAAGAACCCGGCTGACCGGGCGGCTGCCAGGCTTGAGCGGCGGCCCCTTGCCGATCCTTTACACTTTGCCCTGATGAGCGAACAGGCGCCGGACGTACTTGTGATTGTGGGAGGCAGCGTGGCCGCCGTGAAGGCCCCAGCGGTCCTGCGCAGGCTGCGTGAGCGGGGCGCCCACGTCCGCGTGATCGCCACGCGCGCCGCCCTGAGCTTTACCACCGAGCTGGCCCTCAGCACCGCTGCTGCGGGCCCGGTGGGCACGGATGAGCACTGGTTCGAGGCCCGCCCGGACGCCCTGCACCTGCACAGCGCGAAGGTGGACGCCGCTGTGGTGGTGGGCGCCACCGCCGACCTGCTGGCCGGCGCCGCCCACGGTCACGCAGGTAGCCTAGCGCTGGCGACCCTGCTGAGCGTGCGCGCGCCCGTGATATGGGTGCCCGCCATGAATGAGGCCATGTGGACCCACCCGGCGGTGCAGGCCAACGCGGCGCAGTTGCGCGGCTGGGGCCACGCCTTCCTGGGGCCAGCCGTGGGCGCATTCGGCACCCAGGGCGAAGGGTCGGGCCTGGGTCGCATGAGCGAACCGGAGGACATTGCCGGGGCTGTGCTGGCGCTGCGGCCCAGGACAGGCAACGCTCAGCCCGGAGGCGTGATGCCCCCCTCCCCTTCCCTCTGCGACCTCGCAGGCCGCCAGGTGGTGGTCTCCGCTGGTCCTACGCGCGAGTACCTGGACCCGGTGCGCTTTATCAGCAATCCCAGCAGCGGCAAGATGGGCTTTGCCGTGGCCGAGGCCGCGCGGGACCGGGGCGCCCAGGTGACCCTGGTGACCGGGCCGGTCAACCTCCCTGACCCAGCAGGGCTGAAGGTGGTACGCATTGAGTCGGCGCTGGAATTGCGGGACGCCGTGGTCGCGGCCGCCCAGACCGCTGACCTCGTGGTCATGACCGCCGCCGTGGCCGACTACCGGGCTGCCGCCCCCAGCGGCGAAAAACAGGCGAAAGTTGCTGGCGACGTGACCATCCACCTGACCCCCAACCCCGACATCCTGGCCGAGTTGGGGCGGGACAAGGGGCGCCGGGTGTTGGTGGGCTTTGCCATGGAAACGCACGCTGGGGTGGAGCGGGCCGCCGGTAAGGCGCAGCGCAAGAACGCCGACTTTATCCTGCTGAATTACCCCACGCGCGAGGGGACGGCGTTCGGCGGCGACGACAATCAGGTAACCCTGGTGCGGCCAGACGGCCGCCACGAGGACTGGCCCCGCCTCAGCAAGCGCGAGGTGGCCGAGCAGCTCCTGACCGAGGCCGTTCGGCTGCTGCCCCCCACCCCATAGGCCCCGATTGCATAATGGAATGAATATTCATAGCATGTGAGGAATGGCAGGCGCGCTCAGCAAGGAACAACGGCAAAAACGCATTCAGGACATCATCGCCCGCGAGAGCGTCAGCACCCAGGGCGATCTGGTCGAGCGCCTGCGCGCCGAGGGCATCCGGGTCACGCAGGCCACCGTCAGCCGCGACATCAACGAGCTGCGCCTGGTGCGCCTGCCGGTGGGCAAGGGCCGCCACCGCTACGCCCTGGCGCAGACCGCTGGCCACACGGGCGCCGAGGAAGAACTGGCTCGCCTCTTTCAGAACTTCGTGCATGACGTGGACCGGGGCGAGAACATGCTGGTTATCCGCACCGCCGAAGGCCACGCCAGCGGGGTGGCCCTGCTGCTGGACCGCGTGCGCCGCGACGATATCGTGGGCACCATTGCCGGTGAGGACACCATTTTTGTGGTGGCCCGCACCACAGGAGACGCCGAGAACATCATGGAAGAGTTCCACGCGCTGATGCTGGGGTAAGGAGGGGGTGGGACGTAGGACACATCAGGAAGTTTGCTTTTCCCACAGCCTACGTCCCACACCCCTCACGGCACGTCGTCCTCGTCCAGCACCGGTACATTGCCAATCGGCAGCTGCACATGCGCGGTGGTGCCCTGGCCGGGTTCGCTTTCCAGCCAGATGCGCCCGCCGTGGGCGTCCACGATGCCGCGCGCAATGCTCAGGCCCAGGCCCGCGCCGC includes:
- a CDS encoding sensor histidine kinase, with amino-acid sequence MTGAEGLAAGPVTDRWIDALPQAVLLTQGGQVTRVNAAASRLWGLSQDRAQGRPVLEVVRRHTLETLLERGGELELEVSGRTLRCQATRDGSSGALIVEDVTDHRRREAELREATAVLSHEFRTPVAALRGVLEALEYDMPRDLSQNFVRQGLQETERLARLVEDLAVGFRPTRARTLPLSEAFARAERLLSAELTARRAAVTFGQDFLVRADPDKLLQVLLNLVENALKYGPAGQPLQVLTAERGTWIEVSVLDGGPPIADTESLFGAHTRGPSATGQGSGMGLYIVRSIVHGWGGQAWAERQGSQNAFCFTLPGVGGL
- the phoU gene encoding phosphate signaling complex protein PhoU; its protein translation is MREALENDLRAVLNGALNMLGTVEQMLPVAGDVLLREQVERLGEVKALDREVDAQEAQIEAECLRIIALHQPVARDLRMVALILKSLSDIERMGDYVVHVAEDGAELAQAPALKRYVNLSRMLDRLGEMSQNLRTAIADRDVSRAEATVQMDDEVDDLYEQIQRELVTYMLEDPRNISKALMLMRVGRSLERVGDHMENIAERVRYWVTGQREG
- the coaBC gene encoding bifunctional phosphopantothenoylcysteine decarboxylase/phosphopantothenate--cysteine ligase CoaBC, coding for MSEQAPDVLVIVGGSVAAVKAPAVLRRLRERGAHVRVIATRAALSFTTELALSTAAAGPVGTDEHWFEARPDALHLHSAKVDAAVVVGATADLLAGAAHGHAGSLALATLLSVRAPVIWVPAMNEAMWTHPAVQANAAQLRGWGHAFLGPAVGAFGTQGEGSGLGRMSEPEDIAGAVLALRPRTGNAQPGGVMPPSPSLCDLAGRQVVVSAGPTREYLDPVRFISNPSSGKMGFAVAEAARDRGAQVTLVTGPVNLPDPAGLKVVRIESALELRDAVVAAAQTADLVVMTAAVADYRAAAPSGEKQAKVAGDVTIHLTPNPDILAELGRDKGRRVLVGFAMETHAGVERAAGKAQRKNADFILLNYPTREGTAFGGDDNQVTLVRPDGRHEDWPRLSKREVAEQLLTEAVRLLPPTP
- the argR gene encoding arginine repressor; its protein translation is MAGALSKEQRQKRIQDIIARESVSTQGDLVERLRAEGIRVTQATVSRDINELRLVRLPVGKGRHRYALAQTAGHTGAEEELARLFQNFVHDVDRGENMLVIRTAEGHASGVALLLDRVRRDDIVGTIAGEDTIFVVARTTGDAENIMEEFHALMLG